From the genome of Halorussus caseinilyticus, one region includes:
- a CDS encoding DUF3054 domain-containing protein, with product MSNAEGLLRSRFDRSPDTALLALGDLLVLVGFIVMGELRHDVNPAESPLVVADTLAPFLLGWVVAALAVGVYAPGATRTVRTAVQRVVGAWVLAAAIGLALRATALFHGDAPLSFALVVTGIGSVSFAAWRGAVAYLR from the coding sequence ATGAGCAACGCCGAAGGACTGCTTCGCTCGCGGTTCGACCGCTCGCCGGACACGGCGCTTCTGGCACTCGGCGACCTGTTAGTGCTGGTCGGGTTCATCGTGATGGGCGAACTCCGCCACGACGTGAACCCTGCCGAGTCGCCGCTGGTGGTCGCCGATACGCTGGCCCCGTTCCTCCTCGGGTGGGTCGTCGCCGCCCTCGCGGTGGGAGTGTACGCGCCCGGCGCGACCCGGACGGTCCGGACCGCGGTCCAGCGCGTGGTCGGGGCGTGGGTCCTCGCGGCCGCTATCGGACTGGCGCTTCGGGCCACTGCGCTCTTCCACGGGGACGCGCCGCTCTCGTTCGCGCTGGTCGTGACGGGCATCGGGTCCGTCTCCTTCGCGGCGTGGCGCGGGGCCGTGGCGTACCTCCGCTGA
- the mfnA gene encoding tyrosine decarboxylase MfnA, with the protein MQRAPQDFGRVLSSMCTEPHPDAREAARRYLADNPGDPTTYPAVAELEREAVETLGEMTGLADPHGYVASGGTEANLQAVRAARNLADASNPNVVAPESAHFSFQKAADVLDVELRLAATDDDRRTDIAEVRRLADEDTAIVVGVAGTTEYGRVDPIPALGSVAREVGALFHVDAAWGGFVLPFTDWEWDFDHAPVDTMAIDPHKMGRAPVPAGGFLARDEAVLDALAVDTPYLESTSQATLTGTRSGAGVAGAHAAMEALWSEGYRENYERGQENAEWIADALESRGYSVVEPVLPLVAADIPREEIEALQSAGWRVSPTATGELRVVCMPHVTREMLEEFVADVDAL; encoded by the coding sequence ATGCAGAGAGCGCCGCAGGACTTCGGGCGGGTCCTCTCGTCGATGTGTACGGAACCCCACCCCGACGCACGCGAGGCCGCCCGGCGGTATCTCGCCGACAACCCGGGCGACCCCACGACCTACCCCGCCGTCGCCGAGTTAGAGCGCGAGGCAGTCGAGACGCTCGGCGAGATGACCGGTCTCGCCGACCCGCACGGCTACGTCGCCAGCGGCGGCACCGAGGCCAACTTGCAGGCCGTGCGCGCGGCCCGGAACCTCGCCGACGCCTCGAACCCGAACGTCGTCGCGCCCGAGAGCGCCCACTTCAGTTTTCAGAAGGCCGCCGACGTGCTGGACGTGGAGTTGCGCCTCGCGGCGACCGACGACGACCGGCGAACCGACATCGCCGAGGTCCGGCGACTCGCCGACGAGGACACCGCCATCGTGGTCGGCGTGGCCGGGACCACCGAGTACGGCCGCGTGGACCCGATTCCCGCGCTCGGGTCGGTCGCCCGCGAAGTCGGGGCGCTCTTCCACGTCGATGCCGCGTGGGGCGGGTTCGTCCTGCCGTTCACCGACTGGGAGTGGGACTTCGACCACGCGCCCGTCGATACGATGGCCATCGACCCGCACAAGATGGGCCGCGCGCCGGTCCCGGCCGGTGGATTCCTCGCGCGCGACGAGGCGGTCCTCGACGCGCTGGCGGTGGACACCCCCTACCTCGAATCCACCTCGCAGGCGACGCTGACGGGCACCCGGAGCGGCGCGGGCGTGGCGGGCGCACACGCCGCGATGGAGGCGCTGTGGTCGGAGGGCTACCGCGAGAACTACGAGCGCGGGCAGGAAAACGCCGAGTGGATAGCCGACGCGCTCGAATCGCGGGGCTACTCGGTGGTCGAGCCGGTCTTGCCCCTCGTCGCGGCCGACATCCCCCGCGAGGAAATCGAAGCCCTCCAGTCTGCGGGGTGGCGGGTCTCGCCCACCGCGACCGGCGAGTTACGAGTGGTGTGTATGCCTCACGTCACCCGCGAGATGCTGGAGGAGTTCGTCGCGGACGTGGACGCGCTCTGA
- a CDS encoding YqaA family protein, with product MAGPAFVDTAALGSFEWLEHVVETTTGWVGLGIIFVYSFLIAFALPGVSEVVLAAPLDLGLSQAGRLGLIIVVSGLGKAAGSILAFHIGQEAKESGPIIDFLRRSRFDVIEWSENKTVELAKKWGYVGMAMALSVPFFPDTISIYAFAVLEEDYAKFALATFVGSVGRLLVTLFLVGTTVAAL from the coding sequence ATCGCCGGTCCTGCGTTCGTAGACACCGCCGCCCTCGGGTCGTTCGAGTGGTTAGAACACGTCGTCGAGACCACGACCGGGTGGGTCGGACTCGGCATCATCTTCGTCTACTCGTTTCTCATCGCGTTCGCGTTGCCCGGCGTGAGCGAAGTCGTGTTGGCCGCGCCCCTCGACCTCGGTCTCTCGCAGGCGGGCAGACTCGGCCTCATCATCGTCGTCAGCGGACTCGGTAAGGCCGCCGGGAGCATCCTCGCGTTCCACATCGGACAGGAGGCCAAGGAGTCGGGACCGATTATCGACTTCCTGCGGCGGTCGCGCTTCGACGTTATCGAGTGGTCCGAGAACAAGACGGTCGAACTCGCCAAGAAGTGGGGCTACGTCGGGATGGCGATGGCGCTGTCGGTGCCGTTCTTCCCCGACACAATCTCTATCTACGCCTTCGCGGTCCTCGAAGAGGACTACGCCAAGTTCGCGCTGGCGACGTTCGTCGGGAGCGTCGGCCGACTGCTCGTCACCCTCTTCCTCGTCGGGACGACGGTCGCGGCGCTCTGA
- a CDS encoding FAD-dependent oxidoreductase gives MDDRNSLPGEDASLWMATTGRTDYPALGGSRRVDTAVVGGGIAGVTAALHCAEAGQEVALLESDRIVEGVTGRTTAKVTAQHGLIYDDLLDRHGRTAARQYAAANAAAVEEIADRVVAHDIDCDFRRLPAYTYAASDDQRAAVEREATVAEGLDLPATYTADPPFPAETPGAVEFEAQAQFHPRKYLLALADEISDSGGATIFEQTTVTGVEDRGDGSGSPCRVETERGTVTADSVLLTTHFPIEDPAFYFARQYPKRSYVLAVRLAEDPPEGMFYRDEEPYFSVRPHPTADGPIALVGGQNHKTGQGGSTADRYRKLERQARDHFDVESVEYRWSTQDYVSVDRIPFVGELGPTTDGVYVATGFGGWGMTNGTAAGKMLAAFARGTTPRWADAFDPTRIDLEASGRVLLSENVNVGKEFTGDWAKSPFRGADPEVAPGEGEVVRRGGKQLAVARDEAGELHVTSAVCTHLNCIVHWNDAEGSWDCPCHGSRFSIDGKVLDGPAVEDLPERGE, from the coding sequence ATGGACGACCGAAATTCGCTACCGGGAGAAGACGCATCGTTATGGATGGCGACGACCGGGCGCACCGACTACCCGGCGCTCGGCGGCAGTCGGCGAGTCGATACCGCGGTCGTCGGCGGCGGAATCGCGGGCGTGACGGCCGCGCTCCACTGCGCGGAGGCCGGACAGGAGGTCGCACTCCTCGAATCCGACCGCATCGTCGAGGGCGTCACCGGCCGGACCACCGCGAAAGTCACTGCACAGCACGGCCTGATTTACGACGACCTGCTCGACAGACACGGCCGGACCGCCGCCCGGCAGTACGCCGCGGCAAACGCCGCCGCCGTCGAGGAAATCGCCGACCGGGTGGTCGCCCACGACATCGACTGTGACTTCCGGCGACTCCCGGCGTACACCTACGCCGCGAGCGACGACCAGCGCGCCGCGGTCGAACGCGAGGCCACCGTCGCCGAGGGTCTGGACCTGCCAGCCACCTACACCGCGGACCCGCCGTTCCCCGCCGAGACGCCCGGCGCGGTGGAGTTCGAGGCGCAGGCCCAGTTTCACCCGCGGAAGTACCTGCTCGCGCTGGCCGACGAGATTTCGGACTCGGGCGGGGCGACCATCTTCGAGCAGACGACGGTGACGGGCGTCGAGGACCGCGGGGACGGGTCCGGGTCCCCGTGCCGCGTCGAGACCGAGCGTGGGACCGTGACCGCCGACTCGGTGCTTCTGACGACTCACTTCCCCATCGAGGACCCCGCGTTCTACTTCGCGCGCCAGTACCCCAAGCGGTCGTACGTGCTGGCGGTCAGACTCGCCGAGGACCCGCCCGAGGGGATGTTCTACCGCGACGAGGAACCCTACTTCTCGGTCCGGCCGCATCCGACCGCTGATGGCCCGATAGCGCTCGTCGGCGGCCAGAACCACAAGACCGGGCAGGGCGGTTCGACCGCCGACCGCTACCGGAAACTGGAGCGACAGGCCCGCGACCACTTCGACGTGGAATCTGTCGAGTACCGGTGGTCCACGCAGGACTACGTGTCGGTGGACCGTATCCCCTTCGTGGGCGAACTCGGCCCGACGACCGACGGCGTCTACGTCGCCACGGGGTTCGGCGGGTGGGGAATGACAAACGGCACCGCCGCGGGGAAGATGCTCGCGGCGTTCGCACGGGGGACGACGCCGCGGTGGGCCGACGCCTTCGACCCGACCCGAATCGACCTCGAAGCCTCGGGGAGAGTCCTGCTCTCGGAGAACGTCAACGTCGGCAAGGAGTTCACGGGCGACTGGGCCAAATCGCCCTTCCGCGGCGCCGACCCCGAGGTGGCACCCGGCGAGGGCGAGGTGGTCCGGCGCGGCGGCAAGCAACTCGCGGTGGCCCGCGACGAGGCGGGCGAACTCCACGTCACCTCGGCGGTCTGCACGCATCTGAACTGCATCGTCCACTGGAACGACGCCGAGGGGTCGTGGGACTGCCCGTGCCACGGGTCGCGGTTCTCGATAGACGGCAAAGTGCTGGACGGCCCGGCAGTCGAGGACCTTCCCGAGCGCGGAGAGTAG
- a CDS encoding DUF5798 family protein, with protein sequence MGFGSTAKKVQKLADTAEKLYSKLNELREQVAEMREQLDSTSERVERLERENARQRALLEAIAEEHDIDPAEIEVESVEDGTETEA encoded by the coding sequence ATGGGATTCGGAAGTACGGCCAAGAAAGTCCAGAAACTGGCCGACACCGCCGAGAAGCTGTACAGCAAACTCAACGAACTCCGCGAGCAGGTCGCCGAGATGCGCGAGCAACTCGACTCGACCAGCGAGCGCGTCGAGCGACTGGAGCGCGAGAACGCCCGACAGCGCGCGCTCCTCGAAGCAATCGCCGAGGAACACGACATCGACCCCGCAGAAATCGAAGTCGAGAGCGTCGAAGACGGGACCGAGACCGAAGCGTAG
- a CDS encoding DUF7344 domain-containing protein has translation MSDAGAGSDPDENDGDEPGAGGPGTSGPEAGGPTSGGLPRLDQYFDALSNERRRYALYYLSREEVANEDELARYVAARERGRSPSALSESAYERVRSDLHHKHLPRLADYGLVEFDPRSRVVRFRNPTRTLATLLWLSQLVEGE, from the coding sequence ATGTCTGACGCCGGGGCCGGGTCCGACCCGGACGAGAACGACGGGGACGAACCGGGTGCAGGTGGACCGGGAACGAGCGGACCGGAAGCGGGCGGACCGACCAGTGGCGGCCTGCCCCGACTCGACCAGTACTTCGACGCGCTATCGAACGAACGGCGGCGCTACGCGCTGTACTACCTGAGTCGGGAAGAGGTAGCGAACGAGGACGAACTCGCGCGCTACGTCGCCGCGCGGGAGAGGGGTCGGTCGCCGTCCGCGCTCTCGGAGTCGGCGTACGAGCGCGTGCGGTCGGACCTCCACCACAAGCACCTGCCGCGACTCGCCGACTACGGACTCGTGGAGTTCGACCCGCGGAGTCGCGTGGTCCGGTTCCGGAATCCGACCCGCACGCTGGCGACGTTACTCTGGTTGAGCCAACTCGTCGAAGGCGAGTGA
- the fen gene encoding flap endonuclease-1 — protein MGNADLRQLAVLEEVAFEQLEGSVVAVDAHNWLYKYLTTTVKWTTDAAYTTDDGTEVANLIGVVQGLPKFFENDLTPVFVFDGAVTDHKAAEIEQRREEREKREEKLEEAREEGDAVEIARLEAHTQRLTDTIQETTRKLFDRLDVPYIEAPAEGEAQAAHMNRTGAVDYCGTEDYDALLLGAPLTLRQLTSKGDPELMDFEATLAKHDVTWEQLVDIAILCGTDFNEGIAGVGPKTALTEVKERGDIWAVLEARGATIDKDVDVIRDLFLNPTVSDDYEFDAEMDPDLDAAREYVVGEWGVAEGEVERGFERIEESVVQTGLDNWT, from the coding sequence ATGGGAAACGCTGATTTGCGCCAACTCGCGGTGTTGGAGGAAGTCGCCTTCGAGCAACTGGAGGGGAGCGTCGTCGCCGTGGACGCCCACAACTGGCTCTACAAGTACCTCACGACGACGGTCAAGTGGACCACCGACGCCGCCTACACCACCGACGACGGCACCGAAGTCGCCAACCTCATCGGAGTCGTGCAAGGTCTTCCCAAGTTCTTCGAGAACGACCTGACGCCCGTGTTCGTCTTCGACGGGGCCGTCACCGACCACAAGGCGGCCGAAATCGAACAGCGCCGCGAGGAACGCGAGAAACGCGAGGAGAAACTGGAGGAGGCCCGCGAGGAGGGGGATGCGGTCGAAATCGCTCGACTGGAGGCCCACACCCAGCGCCTGACCGACACGATTCAGGAGACCACCCGCAAGTTGTTCGACCGACTCGACGTGCCTTACATCGAGGCCCCAGCAGAGGGCGAAGCGCAGGCCGCGCACATGAACCGCACGGGCGCGGTGGACTACTGCGGCACCGAGGACTACGACGCACTCCTGCTCGGGGCACCGCTGACACTCCGACAGTTGACGAGCAAGGGGGACCCCGAACTCATGGACTTCGAGGCGACGCTGGCGAAACACGACGTGACGTGGGAGCAACTGGTGGACATCGCCATCCTCTGCGGGACGGACTTCAACGAGGGCATCGCGGGTGTCGGCCCGAAGACTGCCCTGACGGAGGTCAAAGAGCGCGGCGACATCTGGGCCGTCTTGGAGGCCCGCGGCGCGACCATCGACAAGGACGTGGACGTGATTCGGGACCTCTTCTTGAACCCGACAGTCTCGGACGACTACGAGTTCGACGCCGAGATGGACCCGGACTTGGACGCCGCCCGCGAGTACGTCGTCGGCGAGTGGGGCGTGGCCGAGGGCGAAGTCGAACGCGGGTTCGAGCGCATCGAGGAGTCGGTGGTCCAGACCGGACTGGACAACTGGACGTAG
- a CDS encoding CoA-binding protein: MPVESDAELREILGMERIAVVGCSTTPGKDAHEIPKYLLDNGYEVIPVNPSADEIFGRTAYDSLADVEEKIDVVDVFRPSDEVSGIVDEALARDDVAVVWTQLGIADADAATRAEDAGLRVVQDKCLKVEHQRLVV; encoded by the coding sequence ATGCCCGTAGAGAGCGACGCCGAACTGCGCGAAATCCTCGGGATGGAGCGTATCGCGGTCGTCGGATGCTCGACCACGCCCGGCAAGGACGCCCACGAGATTCCGAAGTACCTGCTCGACAACGGCTACGAGGTGATTCCGGTCAACCCCTCCGCCGACGAGATATTCGGGCGAACGGCCTACGATTCGCTCGCGGATGTCGAGGAAAAAATCGACGTGGTGGACGTGTTCCGGCCGAGCGACGAGGTGTCGGGCATCGTGGACGAGGCGCTGGCCCGCGACGACGTGGCAGTCGTCTGGACGCAACTCGGCATCGCCGACGCCGACGCCGCCACGCGCGCCGAGGACGCCGGACTCCGGGTCGTGCAGGACAAGTGCCTCAAGGTCGAACACCAGCGATTGGTGGTCTGA
- a CDS encoding class I SAM-dependent methyltransferase — MSHALGDTATFDRMARLYDWIVPAPDSDEFREALAFADRTVERVLDVGGGTGRGSSALGVRERIVADAAEGMTRQARRNGSEAVRADAARLPFADASADAVFVVDALHHFGDPERAVEEAVRVLRPGGVLVVREFDPTTLVGRLVEAGEHLYGFDSTFFPPEHLARQVADAGLDAKYRTEGPTYTVVGRASRES; from the coding sequence ATGAGCCACGCGCTGGGCGACACCGCCACCTTCGACCGGATGGCCCGACTCTACGACTGGATTGTCCCCGCACCCGACTCCGACGAGTTCCGCGAAGCGCTCGCGTTCGCCGACAGGACGGTAGAGCGCGTCCTCGACGTGGGCGGGGGCACCGGCCGGGGGTCGTCGGCGCTCGGCGTCCGCGAGCGAATCGTCGCCGACGCCGCCGAGGGGATGACCCGACAGGCCCGCCGGAACGGGTCCGAGGCGGTCCGGGCGGACGCCGCTCGGTTGCCCTTCGCGGACGCGAGCGCCGACGCCGTGTTCGTGGTGGACGCGCTCCACCACTTCGGCGACCCCGAGCGTGCGGTCGAGGAAGCAGTCCGCGTCCTCCGACCCGGCGGCGTTCTCGTCGTTCGGGAGTTCGACCCGACGACGCTCGTCGGCCGACTGGTCGAGGCGGGCGAACACCTCTACGGCTTCGACTCGACGTTTTTCCCGCCCGAACACCTCGCTCGGCAAGTCGCCGACGCGGGTCTCGACGCCAAGTACCGGACGGAGGGACCGACCTACACCGTGGTCGGGCGCGCATCGCGGGAATCATAA
- a CDS encoding HalOD1 output domain-containing protein, whose protein sequence is MGETAVQDCGIGGNDWTYDGDGQSSLTNALAEAIADHEGVEHMNLDFSLYSSVDAEALETLLDSVSETEVCVRFRVANVVVSLRSEADDEVSIGVADADQ, encoded by the coding sequence GTGGGAGAGACAGCTGTACAAGACTGTGGAATCGGGGGGAACGATTGGACCTACGACGGTGACGGTCAGTCGTCGCTGACGAACGCGCTCGCCGAAGCGATAGCCGACCACGAGGGGGTCGAACACATGAATCTGGACTTCTCGCTCTATTCGAGCGTCGATGCCGAGGCGTTGGAAACGTTGCTCGATTCGGTCTCGGAGACGGAAGTCTGCGTCCGGTTTCGCGTGGCGAACGTCGTGGTCTCGCTCCGGAGCGAGGCCGACGACGAGGTTTCCATCGGTGTCGCCGACGCCGACCAGTAG
- the sppA gene encoding signal peptide peptidase SppA: MVDSSRVVQALAVLVGVAVAVALGWVLFVEVPEGSLARLLGVVLVVLTGLVGARAAGRVASGWAAPYDVAEVAVEGPITRDGGGSPIPPRPGGTPANDIVDQIERADEDDGARALLLRLNTPGGEVVPSDDIRLAAERFDGPTVAYATDVCASGGYWIASGCDDIYAREGSIVGSIGVIGSRVNAKGMADKLGLKYERLAAGKYKDAGQSLKEMSEDEREYLQGIIDGYYDEFVERVTDGRELSDEQVRDTEAKVYLGEDAESIGLVDELATRKGVEDRLAATLGVEEVTVEEFEPERGVMDRLRGGSQAVAYAFGAGVASAVSGDDHGDVDGFEFELR, encoded by the coding sequence GTGGTCGATAGCTCGCGGGTCGTGCAGGCGCTCGCCGTGTTGGTCGGCGTGGCCGTGGCCGTCGCGCTCGGGTGGGTCCTGTTCGTGGAAGTCCCCGAGGGAAGTCTCGCGCGACTGCTCGGCGTCGTCTTGGTGGTTCTCACGGGTCTGGTCGGCGCGCGGGCGGCGGGTCGCGTGGCGTCGGGGTGGGCCGCGCCCTACGACGTGGCGGAGGTGGCCGTCGAAGGGCCAATCACCCGCGACGGCGGCGGAAGCCCGATTCCGCCACGTCCCGGCGGGACGCCAGCGAACGACATCGTGGACCAAATCGAGCGCGCCGACGAGGACGATGGCGCGCGGGCGCTCTTGCTCCGACTCAACACGCCCGGTGGCGAGGTAGTGCCTAGCGACGACATCCGACTCGCCGCCGAGCGGTTCGACGGTCCGACGGTGGCCTACGCGACGGACGTGTGCGCCAGCGGTGGCTACTGGATAGCCAGCGGGTGCGACGACATCTACGCCCGCGAGGGGTCAATCGTCGGTTCCATCGGCGTCATCGGGTCGCGGGTCAACGCCAAGGGGATGGCCGACAAACTCGGCTTGAAGTACGAACGCCTCGCGGCGGGCAAGTACAAGGACGCCGGGCAGTCGCTCAAGGAGATGTCCGAGGACGAACGCGAGTACTTGCAGGGCATCATCGACGGCTACTACGACGAGTTCGTAGAGCGCGTGACCGACGGCAGGGAGTTGAGCGACGAACAGGTCCGAGACACCGAGGCGAAGGTCTACCTCGGCGAGGACGCCGAGTCAATCGGTCTCGTGGACGAACTCGCCACCCGGAAGGGCGTCGAGGACCGCCTCGCCGCGACCCTCGGCGTCGAAGAAGTCACCGTCGAGGAGTTCGAACCCGAACGCGGCGTGATGGACCGCCTCCGCGGTGGGTCCCAAGCCGTCGCCTACGCCTTCGGCGCTGGCGTCGCCAGCGCCGTCTCGGGCGACGACCACGGCGACGTGGACGGCTTCGAGTTCGAACTCCGGTGA
- a CDS encoding HAD family hydrolase has translation MSSADPSAVFLDLDDTICAHPRSTADRLADAFDRAGVEPFFGAADFRRWLPKVSADSTVELRERCFTGIADEQGLESADALAVARAYEDPDPTAVEFLPGAESALDALGARYDLALVTNGDRETQTAKLAALDIAGHFDAATFTEPGGPVKPDPDHFHRTLSAMGVSADETVHVGNSLRADVAGAHAAGVASVWLEQAGTERTGATADHAPHYTIESMHDLHAPPWV, from the coding sequence ATGAGCAGTGCGGACCCCTCCGCGGTCTTTCTCGACTTGGACGACACCATCTGTGCCCATCCCCGCTCTACGGCCGACCGACTCGCCGACGCCTTCGACCGGGCGGGCGTCGAACCGTTCTTCGGGGCCGCCGACTTCCGGCGGTGGTTGCCGAAGGTGAGTGCGGACTCGACGGTCGAACTCCGCGAGCGGTGTTTCACCGGCATCGCCGACGAGCAGGGCCTCGAGTCCGCCGACGCGCTGGCGGTGGCCCGCGCCTACGAGGACCCCGACCCGACCGCGGTGGAGTTTCTGCCCGGCGCGGAGTCGGCGTTAGACGCCCTCGGCGCGCGCTACGACCTCGCGCTGGTGACCAACGGCGACCGGGAGACCCAGACCGCGAAACTCGCGGCGCTGGACATCGCGGGCCACTTCGACGCCGCGACGTTCACCGAACCCGGCGGCCCGGTCAAACCCGACCCCGACCACTTCCACCGCACGCTGTCGGCGATGGGCGTCTCGGCCGACGAGACGGTCCACGTCGGCAACTCGCTCCGCGCGGACGTGGCGGGCGCGCACGCCGCGGGCGTGGCGTCGGTGTGGTTGGAGCAGGCGGGGACGGAGCGGACGGGTGCGACGGCCGACCACGCGCCCCACTACACCATCGAGTCGATGCACGACCTGCACGCGCCGCCGTGGGTGTGA
- a CDS encoding GNAT family N-acetyltransferase, protein MEYALVGWSEDEPRIRLDHREFSYAGKFVMSNTGNAVARDPETVESERERDPESDGGTDTDWLEDDRIVAAIAFNEDRTDSATAWLRYVTVRRDRRGEGIGARLAGFATARLRERGYDRVQIAVNNAFAYHALYKAGFGYTGDQTGLAELVLAAPADRTAEGYQSGLDAYREREDLTTAERDFLAAKADTDPPDVIRTPE, encoded by the coding sequence ATGGAGTACGCGCTGGTCGGGTGGTCGGAGGACGAACCCCGGATACGTCTCGACCACCGCGAGTTCAGTTACGCCGGGAAGTTCGTGATGTCGAACACCGGCAATGCCGTGGCGCGCGACCCCGAGACCGTCGAATCCGAGCGAGAGCGCGACCCCGAGTCCGACGGGGGGACCGACACCGATTGGCTCGAAGACGACCGAATCGTCGCCGCCATCGCGTTCAACGAGGACCGGACCGACTCCGCGACGGCGTGGCTACGGTACGTCACGGTCCGGCGGGACCGCCGCGGGGAGGGCATCGGCGCGCGCCTCGCCGGATTTGCGACCGCGCGCCTCCGCGAGCGAGGCTACGACCGGGTGCAAATCGCAGTGAACAACGCGTTCGCCTATCACGCCCTCTACAAGGCCGGATTCGGCTACACCGGCGACCAGACCGGACTCGCGGAGTTGGTCCTCGCCGCGCCCGCCGACCGCACCGCCGAGGGCTACCAGTCCGGTCTCGACGCCTACCGCGAGCGCGAGGACCTCACGACCGCCGAACGCGACTTTCTCGCGGCGAAGGCCGACACGGACCCGCCGGACGTGATTCGAACCCCGGAGTAG
- a CDS encoding PLP-dependent cysteine synthase family protein, which translates to MTDHQTPLDSVLETVGETPLVRVQAAPDEVPVYAKLESFNPGASVKDRIGKYMVEQMLERGELEPGGTVIEPTAGNTGIGFAIAAGQLDVNAVFVVPERFSVEKQQLMDALGAEVINTPTDEGMGGAIDRAHRLADEMDDAVVPQQFSNPLNAEAHYETTGPEIFDALDGEVGAVVAGCGTAGTLMGIAEYAVEQNPDVHVTAVEPEGSLYSTTKGEDVAEAEYKIEGIGTHDPATNELFDPDLVDEVLQVPDRRAHDELKRLAREEGHLVASSAGAASAAACHVAERIRDGELDAPYDSVATIFPDSSERYLSKGIYGSFEEWEG; encoded by the coding sequence ATGACGGACCACCAGACGCCGCTCGACTCCGTGCTGGAGACGGTGGGCGAGACCCCGCTGGTTCGCGTGCAAGCGGCACCCGACGAGGTGCCGGTGTACGCCAAACTGGAGTCGTTCAACCCCGGCGCGAGCGTCAAGGACCGCATCGGCAAGTACATGGTCGAGCAGATGCTCGAACGCGGCGAACTCGAACCCGGCGGGACGGTCATCGAACCCACCGCGGGCAACACCGGCATCGGGTTCGCCATCGCCGCGGGGCAACTCGACGTGAACGCCGTCTTCGTCGTCCCCGAGCGGTTCAGCGTCGAGAAACAGCAGTTGATGGACGCCCTCGGCGCGGAGGTCATCAACACCCCGACCGACGAGGGCATGGGTGGGGCCATCGACCGAGCGCACCGACTCGCCGACGAGATGGACGACGCGGTGGTCCCCCAGCAGTTCTCCAACCCCCTGAACGCCGAGGCCCACTACGAGACGACGGGACCGGAGATATTCGACGCGCTCGACGGCGAGGTCGGTGCAGTCGTCGCGGGATGTGGCACCGCGGGCACGCTGATGGGCATCGCCGAGTACGCCGTAGAGCAGAACCCCGACGTTCACGTCACAGCCGTCGAACCCGAGGGGTCGCTCTACTCCACCACCAAGGGCGAGGACGTGGCGGAGGCCGAGTACAAAATCGAGGGCATCGGCACCCACGACCCCGCGACCAACGAACTGTTCGACCCGGACCTCGTGGACGAAGTGCTACAGGTGCCGGACCGTCGCGCTCACGACGAACTGAAACGTCTCGCGCGCGAGGAGGGCCACCTCGTCGCCTCCAGCGCGGGCGCGGCCAGCGCCGCGGCCTGCCACGTCGCCGAGCGCATCCGCGACGGCGAACTCGACGCGCCCTACGACTCGGTGGCGACGATTTTCCCCGACTCCAGCGAGCGATACCTCTCGAAGGGCATCTACGGGTCGTTCGAGGAGTGGGAAGGGTAG
- a CDS encoding DUF7548 family protein yields the protein MSQERLPETPAPTVGVVAALAVLAAIVVPYFLIGASEVGVYYSAPTLIPVHLVVGLFATVAIVVFAAGRNGRTDPPTAAGAAVVLGGFVALLVLWWAVAVGSLVGSLTEQAAFGYHRWALLAASLALAASGGWFAREVL from the coding sequence ATGTCGCAGGAACGGTTGCCCGAGACGCCAGCGCCGACTGTCGGCGTCGTCGCCGCGCTCGCGGTCCTCGCCGCTATCGTCGTACCGTACTTCCTCATCGGGGCCTCCGAAGTCGGCGTCTACTACAGCGCGCCGACGCTCATCCCTGTTCACCTCGTCGTCGGCCTGTTCGCCACGGTCGCAATCGTCGTCTTCGCCGCCGGACGAAACGGCCGGACCGACCCGCCGACCGCCGCGGGCGCGGCAGTCGTCCTCGGCGGGTTCGTGGCGTTGCTCGTCCTCTGGTGGGCCGTCGCGGTCGGCAGTCTCGTCGGCAGTCTGACCGAGCAGGCGGCGTTCGGCTACCACCGGTGGGCACTGCTCGCGGCGTCACTGGCGCTCGCGGCCAGCGGTGGTTGGTTCGCGCGCGAGGTGCTGTAA